The DNA region CACCAAAGACCTGATTTATTAGTTCATCAGGCTCTCCCTCAAGAAGAGAATGGTAAGCATCCTTGTAAAGTTTCAGTGTCTTGTCTGAACTTTTTGCTTTCTCAAACAAAGCTTTGCTCACTGATGGATCAGTCACAGTATCATTCTCCCCATGAAGGATTAATATTGGCAAAGAGACCTGTAAATTACAGCCATTAAAGGTGAAGATGAATTAATTTCATTGCAGTGCTCTCAACATGAGTAATTCCCGCATGCTCGTGAAGCACATTTAATGCATGCTTCTGGAGTAATAACAGCCATGCATTCttattttaactaatataaaTGATAATGAGTGGTTATGGACTTATGGTTACTCCTGAAGAACAAATTAAATGTGCTCGAGGAGCATGCAAGTCTTTAATGCTATTGTATGCGGAAAAGAGGATGGAGAGAATGAAATTTCATATCTAAGCAGAGATTCAGTGGATCTAAGATCATTCTCAGTAATATAGTCTTGATGATCAAATATTAGGATAATAAGGCCCTGTTTGGTAATTGTCTTGTAAAAGAACACTGGGAGGCATACCAGTTTGAAAAAGAATACAGATACAAAATCAGATAGAATGTATATGTCTTGAGACAAAATTTGCCTAATATTTTATTCACCCAAAACTAGAAAAGGTAAAATCAGGGACAAATACACAATTTTTCaatcttatatttaaattttatatactgAGACACTAACCAAACAGGAAAGAAAATGTTGTAATCAAGCTTATTGACTCATGTGAGGCTGCTAGCTACAGAGTAAGGGGATTTCATTATTGACTCGTGGACCGATGTAATGGTTAAAAAATTTACATGCAAAAGTACAGTTGGCTCTTATCTAGTGAGACGAAGGATTAAAAAGGAGATTGTTGAGTTGTAAGAAACATGGAAATGAATTCATTTGCCATCTTTCCTTTGACTTTTAGAGCAATTTAAACATGTGATAAGAGTAAATAACCCAAGAAACTAAAGTTTCCTTAGAAGAACCTATATCTATATTCAGCTACTCTAAGAAATCAAAGGGTGTTTTGAATACCTAGTTTAGAATTGCTTCACATTTGTTTCAACCATCTAAGTTtcttaaatatgattttttgctACTTGCTACATCTCACTGCCACAAATGCTCAAACTTCTGTTTTTGGTATATCAAGGAAAAATAATCCTACTTTGGACAATTATCTTAAAGCATATTCAAAATGAAACCACCAGATAGAGCATAAATTTCtgttatgaaataaaaaaaaggcgaagaagaacaagagataaACTAAGTCAAAATATACAGCAAGAAAGTGAGATCAATTGCCATGACTGTTAAacgtaaaaaattaatatcaagATCGTTAGGTAGAACATAGTGAAGAGGATATGAATTGGAGTTAAAAAGACAATACAAAttcaagtaaaataaaaaagCTTGCTTTCTACAGAGTAACTATTGCTTTTAGAAAACAGGTATCAGAGCCTGGCAGCAATTTCCATTGCCATAGATAATAAAAGTCATATTACAAATAGAAACATTTTTATTTGATTaccggatgaaaggtgaggaacaaggaagcttcctaagacgggtaggagaagaggcaaagtgggatgggaatggaagcgcggaagagatgtggagggagatggcagaagttattagaagaacagcaaaagaaagttttggtgaatctaaaggaataggaccaagagacaaggagtcctggtggtggaatgcgagtatacaagaaaagataaagataaaaagggaatgctttaaagagtggtctttatgccgcaatgcaaataattgggaaaaatataaggcggctaagaaagagacaaaagtggctgtaagtgaagcaagaacaagagcatatgagggtctctaccagtctttgggcatgaaagaaggagaaaaatgtatatatagaatcgcaaagagccgggaaagaagaacgagagatttggatcaggttaagtgcataaaggataaggatggagaggtgttggctcaagaggagaagattaatgaaaggtggaagagctacttctacgagttatttaatgagggacagaagactcttccgagccttggtcgattatgcacaagggaagaagatcaaaactttgactactatcgaaggattcaagacttcgaggtaaaagaagcTCTaatgcagatgaaaaatggcagggcagtaggacctgataatatctcgattgaggtttggaagggtcttggaggaaaaggcatcaactggttaaccaagctttttaatgagattttaaggtcaaagaagatgcctgatgagtggagaaagagcaccttggtacctatctacaagaataatggggatatacaaagttgcggaaactatagagggattaagcttatgagtcatactatgaagttatgggaaagggtgatagaacggaggttgagaaaagagacacaagtaacagataaccaatttggatttatgccagacagatctaccactgaagcgatatacctattaagaaggatgatggagaggtatcgtagtaataaaagggatctacacatggtgtttattgatttggaaaaagcgtatgatagggtaccaagggaggtcttatggaaggttttagcaAAGAGGAGAGTaaagatcgcatatattcgggcaattaaatacatgtatgatggggccacaactagtgtgaagactcaaggtggtgtgacagaggaattccctattggtataggattacaccaaggatcatccttaagtccatacattttcacattagtcttggaagtactcacagagcacatccaagagcctgtgccatggtgcatgctttttgccgatgatatcgtccttatgggagagtcaagggaagacctaaataagaagttggagttatggagaaaagctctagaagtgtatggtctgcgcataagccgtagcaagacggaatatatggaatgtaagttcagtctgagaagggaaaactccaatatagaggtgaaaatttgagagaacatcctacgaaaagttaaaagttttaagtatcttgggtgcatcatacaggataatggagagattgaacatgatgtaaatcataggattcaagcaggttggtcaaaatggcggagtgcatctggttttatatgcgacaaaaaagtgcctttaaaacttaaatgtaaattctatcgcaccgctataagaccggctatgctgtatggtacggagtgttggacggctaaaggggagcacaaacataagctaagtgtggcagagatgaagatgttgagatggataagtggtcatacgcgattggataaaataaggaatgaagatataagggagagagttggagtagcacccattgtggaaaagatggttgaatcgcgtctcaggtggtttggacatgtgagaagaagaccgatagaacatccagtcaagagggtggatgagatggaagatggacagagggcgaaaggcagaggaagacctaagaagaccatccatgaggtggtcaaacgagatctacatgtaaacggtctctctgtagacaggatacatgacagagcacaatggcgtcgtttgattcatgtagccgaccccacttagtagGACAAGGCTTGGTTGTTGTTGTATATAACAAGACTCCTAGATCAACATTACTCCAACAAAGTAGGGTTCAAGCATGTCATTTATTTTCaacactaaataatttttttccaaataGTCTACAAGCTAAGGATAGATTTGTTGAGACACTTAAACAACAAAGGCTAGACTGGTTTGAAAGTTGAAACTTACTTCTTCCAAACGATCGTCTATTTCTTGAGTAGTTCTGAGCATTTCTAAAGCAGTCCACAATCGTGGTTTATCCTTGTATGCAATAACATTATACGCTGTCTGTAGTGACATTAAAAAGGTGTCAAGAGATATTAACACATGTATTATGAAGAGAATTGGACAATAATGGAGTCAAAACTAGGAGCAGAAGGAAAGATGACATTAATAAATTATGCTGAATTGCAACATACAAACctgttctttctttttcaactctctGAAAGCTGCTTCTGCTAAATCCTTTTGTGGAACTAACTTCCTCTTCGGAAAAACATTGGCCATAGCAATCAACATCTGAGTGACCAACTTTGATGGAACCATGTCGTCTGCAATCTACACAGAGCTTCTGGTCAAAGAGAGATCATAACAAAGAGCACCAGAGCTCACCTAGTTGATTAagcactcaataataataataataaaattactttacaCATAGGTGCAACAAGAACAGCACCATCCCAAGCCTTAGGTTGTTTCAGGTGCATCTTTAGTGCAACAGCACCACCCATTGATTGTCCAAATATGAAGGTACGAAGAGAATGAAACTCTGGATTTTCtgcaaaataataaatcaaatctTTTGAATCAAAACTCTCAGTCTCAATGTTTTTAACTTGTTTCCAGCGTAAAATACATATAACAATAAATTTGCAATTTCATAAATAATGAACTCTCATTATTTCCATGGTAAGGCAAACTGTTTCCAgcaagatatatttgaaaaagttaCGTACATGCCTTTGAACTGAAAAtgaaactattgaagaggcttaTAAGTTTTCTTATTAGAAACACAAATCAAAGTTTACCAGTTCACTATTAATTCCTAGTGATTCAGTTTAGACAACTTCAAACTGACAAATACACTTAAGCTACCGCATGAATTGGAAGACATGGTATAGAA from Arachis hypogaea cultivar Tifrunner chromosome 10, arahy.Tifrunner.gnm2.J5K5, whole genome shotgun sequence includes:
- the LOC112716648 gene encoding caffeoylshikimate esterase isoform X2, giving the protein MKQQLPGVDAKLQKIADSNMDEAPARRRAREAFKDIQLNIDHILFKTPCDGLKMKESYEVNSRGIEIFCKSWLPEVSRPKATVFFCHGYGDTCTFFFEGIARKIALAGYGVFAMDYPGFGLSQGLHGYIPSFDGLVDDVIEHYSKIKENPEFHSLRTFIFGQSMGGAVALKMHLKQPKAWDGAVLVAPMCKIADDMVPSKLVTQMLIAMANVFPKRKLVPQKDLAEAAFRELKKKEQTAYNVIAYKDKPRLWTALEMLRTTQEIDDRLEEVSLPILILHGENDTVTDPSVSKALFEKAKSSDKTLKLYKDAYHSLLEGEPDELINQVFGDIISWLDDHSSKCT